One genomic window of Papilio machaon chromosome 17, ilPapMach1.1, whole genome shotgun sequence includes the following:
- the LOC123721897 gene encoding leucine-rich repeats and immunoglobulin-like domains protein 1, translating to MIAEDEETKEIIKRTSLPIESQKVLPGTIKDEAPKVSITGNPKMILSYESPLQLTCKVTGHPKPKIFWTDDFGSTLTFTVTTIKVDYQFVSVLDVDIVNKNNTYICKASNSKGSDEKSVKVEIPYYFDVINLSKDKKVEYNKEEKLYCNVKAIPPANVTWYLNGKEVVTDDNLSISSDQMTLHIREMKPKYVGNFLCEIRNNMKRLVHNIQLTITGVEAPKIDKKITEICVNKGSNAKISCR from the exons ATGATAGCAGAGGATGAAGAAACAAAAGAGATTATAAAACGTACTTCTTTACCTATAGAATCGCAAAAAGTTTTACCAG gtACTATCAAAGACGAGGCACCTAAAGTTTCTATAACGGGCAACCCTAAGATGATATTATCTTATGAAAGTCCTTTGCAGTTGACATGTAAAGTAACTGGACATCCTAaacctaaaatattttggacAGATGACTTTGGATCGACCTTGACATTTAcg gtCACAACAATAAAGGTGGACTATCAATTTGTAAGTGTACTGGATGTagatatagtaaataaaaacaacacataCATTTGTAAAGCTAGTAACAGTAAAGGCAGTGATGAAAAAAGTGTGAAAGTTGAAATACCATATTATTTTGATGTCATTAATCTTTCTAAGG ataaaaaagtagaatataataaagaggAAAAATTGTACTGCAACGTAAAAGCCATTCCACCCGCTAATGTAACTTGGTATTTAAATGGAAAAGAAGTTGTTACTGATGATAATTTAAGCATTTCATCAGACCAAATGACTTTACATATAAGAGAAATGAAACCCAAATATGTCGGaaattttttatgtgaaatacgaaacaatatgaaaagacttgtacataatatacaaCTGACAATAACAGGAGTTG AGGCTCcaaaaatagacaaaaaaattactgaaatCTGTGTAAATAAAGGATCCAATGCAAAAATTTCCTGCAGGTAG
- the LOC123721898 gene encoding hemicentin-2-like: protein MSKEIKSVRGCADAIFNTVVSSNESGIVDFVIVTFNDPGFELRVITNNKEEFNSSLFNIKAGGGGDCPENAMSGIELGLKSSRPFSHLFVFTDATAKDMEKYEVVKNLALNLNIKINFIVTEYQPCYTDYSVFSPYETLATKTGGEFFVMKKHKIPEIIEYVKRLIESNKVVILSKRFRPEEEKKVDVTLDSGIKDALVAVTGGDNSTIHVKDKFNATVPVKGIADTKKSKIVAWNNTEPGDYHIELNKTDNKTNTLLIIHGTSKITFSYGFSALKPEYMNETTNRPVPGKLSLQ, encoded by the exons ATgtctaaagaaataaaaagtgtaaGGGGTTGTGCCGATGCAATCTTCAATACTGTAGTCAGTTCCAATGAATCTGGGATTGTAGACTTTGTTATTGTGACATTTAATGATCcag GTTTCGAATTGCgtgttattacaaataataaagaagaatTCAACAGTTCGCTATTCAATATTAAAGCAGGTGGTGGTGGTGATTGTCCTGAAAATGCAATGTCAGGAATTGAACTGGGCCTTAAATCTAGTCGGCccttttcacatttatttgtttttactgaCGCTACTGCAAAAGATATGGAAAAATACgaagttgtaaaaaatttagcattgaatttaaacataaag ataaatttcATAGTAACGGAATATCAACCGTGTTATACGGATTATTCCGTTTTCTCACCGTATGAGACATTAGCTACAAAGACTGGTGGTgaattttttgtaatgaaaaaacataaaatacctGAA ATTATTGAATACGTTAAAAGGTTGATAGAAAGTAATAAAGTTGTAATACTGAGTAAGCGCTTCAGACCGgaagaagaaaagaaagttGAT GTGACGCTGGATTCAGGTATCAAAGACGCACTCGTTGCTGTGACTGGTGGTGATAACTCAACGATACATGTCAAAGACAAGTTTAATGCTACAGTTCCCGTGAAAGGCATTGcagatacaaaaaaatctaaa ATAGTTGCCTGGAATAATACAGAACCAGGAGATTACcacattgaattaaataaaacagataacAAGACGAATACATTACTGATAATACATGGAACAAGTAAAATTACCTTTAGTTATGGATTCTCTGCTCTCAAGCCTGAATATATGAACGAAACAACAAATCGACCAGTTCCAGGTAAATTGAGTTTACAATGA